DNA sequence from the Chryseobacterium indicum genome:
TCTGGACAGAGAATCTTCCCGTTTTCAGCAGGCGGAAGGAACGATTGCCCAGATTCGAAGAGCGCCGCTTGGCGTGGTGTTAAGTATGGGACCTTTCAACTATCCTTTAAATGAAATCTTTACGACGCTGATTCCGGCTTTAATCATGGGAAATACCATTCTGTTTAAACTTCCAAAACATGGTGTCTTAGCGCATTATCCTTTATTAAATGCTTTTAAAGAAGCTTTCCCGAAAGGAACGGTAAATACGTTGTACGGAAAAGGTTCGGAAATCATCACACCGATCATGGAAAGCGGAAAGGTGAATGTTCTTGCATTCATCGGATCGAGTAAAGTTGCGAACGGGCTGAAAAAACTGCATCCGAAAGTTAATCGTTTAAGAGCGATTTTAAGTCTGGATGCAAAAAATGCAGCAATCGTTACAAAACATGCGAATCTGGATGTTGCCGTGAGCGAATGTATTTTAGGCTCCCTGTCTTTTAACGGACAACGATGTACCGCTTTGAAATTAATTTTCGTTCAGAAAGAGGTGGCAGAAGAATTTAGCCGCAAATTAACCGAAGCCATTTCTGCCATGAAACCGGGACTTCCTTGGGAAAAAGATGTGAAAATAACTCCGCTTCCGGAAGTCAATAAACCTTCTTATCTGAAAGAATGTATAGATGATGCATTATCCAAAGGAGCAAAAGTTTTAAATGATAACGGCGGCTTTACGGAAGAATCTTTCGTGTTTCCGGCAGTGGTTTATCCTGTAAATCATGAGATGAAACTGTATCATGAAGAGCAGTTCGGACCTGTAATTCCGGTGGTTCCTTTTGATGATATTGAAGAACCTATCGATTATCAGGTAAATGCAGATCACGGGATGCAGGTAAGTATTTTCAGTGAAGATGCGATGGAAGTTTCAAAATTAATTGATCCTTTTGTGAATCTGGTAAGCCGTGTGAATATCAATTGTCAGGCTCAGCGCGGACCAGACGTTTTCCCATTCACCGGAAGAAAAGACAGTGCAGAAGGAACGCTTTCTGTTTTTGATGCGCTTCGTTCGTTCTCAATACGTTCTCTGGTTGCTGCAAAAGTTACAGATTCTAATAAAAATCTCCTGAACACGATTGTGAGAGATCATGATTCTAATTTCCTGAGTACTGATTATATTTTTTAATTAATGATCTTTTAACCTGATTTTGATACTTTATTAAAAGTTAACAGGCGTAAGAGTTTTTTTTAAACACATAAGGCATATAAGATTTTATAATAATTTTAAGCTTTATATCAGAATACATTAGTTTGTGAAAATCTTTGATTTTCTTCTTTTGAGCAATTTGATTATTCTTAAGCTTAGCTTTATTTTTTTCGGCTTAATTTGAAGTTAGTTAAATAAAGCCCATACAACAAAATCCGCAATCTGAAAGGACTGCGGATTATTTGATTAGTAAAAATCAAAAACATATATTTGGAAGAAAAGTTATTTTTCCGTTAAAAATCTGCTGATAATGCTATTTAAATCATCTGCATGCGTTACATTTAAACCGTGA
Encoded proteins:
- a CDS encoding NADP-dependent glyceraldehyde-3-phosphate dehydrogenase; amino-acid sequence: MSSENNPSFHEIFKSENEIPEEYKVPEIHQREYLLNGELVEWNGDVQHIYSPVCIRTEHGLERKLLGSIPNIGPDEAMKVLDACVKAYDNGLGEWPTMSVEGRIKCMQKFVYLMIQQRDLVIRLLMWEIGKTLADSTKEFDRTVDYINQTIDALKDLDRESSRFQQAEGTIAQIRRAPLGVVLSMGPFNYPLNEIFTTLIPALIMGNTILFKLPKHGVLAHYPLLNAFKEAFPKGTVNTLYGKGSEIITPIMESGKVNVLAFIGSSKVANGLKKLHPKVNRLRAILSLDAKNAAIVTKHANLDVAVSECILGSLSFNGQRCTALKLIFVQKEVAEEFSRKLTEAISAMKPGLPWEKDVKITPLPEVNKPSYLKECIDDALSKGAKVLNDNGGFTEESFVFPAVVYPVNHEMKLYHEEQFGPVIPVVPFDDIEEPIDYQVNADHGMQVSIFSEDAMEVSKLIDPFVNLVSRVNINCQAQRGPDVFPFTGRKDSAEGTLSVFDALRSFSIRSLVAAKVTDSNKNLLNTIVRDHDSNFLSTDYIF